GCAATCATTGAAGGCTCAAACGCTTGACGCCATGCAGTGGGAACTGGTGCTGGTGGACAATGCTTCCTCGCCGCCCATTTCCAAACTCTTCGATCTCTCATGGCATCCTAAAGCGAGGCATGTAGTAGAGACCAAGCTCGGTTTGTCCAATGCCAGGTTCTGCGGCATCTGTGAAAGCACGGCGCCTCTGATTGTGTTCGTCGATGACGATTGCATTCTTGATCCAAACTACCTTGAGCACGCACATGCAATTGCTACCTCGCATCCATCACTAGGCACCTGGGGCGGACAATGCCTGCCAAGCCTGGAAGCACCGATGCCTGAGTGGTTCCGCCCTTATGAGTATCTGCTCACGGTGCGCCGGTTGGAGCGCGATCAATGGTCCAATCTCGGCCTGGACACCGATACGATTCCTTTTGGTGCAGGCCTCTGCCTGAGGCGCGATGTCGCCGAGGCCTATGCAGACGGCGCAGCCTCCTCGCTCTCCGGGAAGCTGGGAAGAACAGGCGGCTCACTGGTCGGCGGCGATGATGTGGATATTTGCATGACTGCTTTGAAGCTTGGCTATGGCACAGGTCTTTTCGCCAAGTTGACACTTCTTCATCAAGTGGCCGCAAAGCGGTGTGAAGACGCCTATCTGCTGCGCCTCCTGGAAGGCACCGAATACAGCGACACGGTCATTCGACATCTTTACAACGCACCGGTTCGCACGGCGCGCGGCAAACTCGAAACACTGCGCCGCTGGTGGAACCAAATGCGCATGCCACCTGCGACGCGTGAAGTCTGGCGTGCGCAAGGAAGAGGCCGAAAGCGTGCCGCCGAGGAAATCGCCGGCGGACAATGGCAGTGCGCGGCCTGATCACGGAATAACCAACCATGAAATTAGAATCCATCATCACCATGGCCAATGAGCCGGTGCGTCTGCAATTCCTGGCGCTGGAACGCTCGTTGCGCGCCACCGGATGCGCGCTGCCGATCAAGGTGATTCCTTATGACCAACGCAAGTTCGACCTGCCCGCGAACAGCGAGTGGTGGGAGCTGCCTGACATGGAAGCCTGGCTCACGGAGAAGAAAGCCCATCGGCTCACGCGAAAGTATCAGTGCATGACGGTCGCGAACTATCAGTTCGTGGACGCCGATGTGGTGTTCCTGCGCGACCCTGGCGCTGTGCTCGATGAGCATGACGGCTTCGTGGCCAGTTGCACCGAATGGAACAAACCACAGCACAGCTTCAAGCCCGAGACCGCCGCTATTCTCTCGACACAAAGTTCCACATGGCATCAGAACTTGTTCAGCGTGGGGCAGTTCGCCTGCGATCGACGCATTGCCACATTGGAAGAACTGAAAAGCTGGGTCGAAGGCAAGCCGTTCGAGCATGTCTGCTTGCGGAACTACAGCTCCGATCAGGTCGGCATTAACTTGCTCGTGGCGCAAGCGCGCGTGCCCTTCAAGAATCTCACGCTGCCGCCTGTGCTGATGCAGTCCACATGGGCTGGCGATTATCCCGGCGAATTCGAATCGCTGTGGCGCGATCAAACACGCAAGCCCTATCTTGTTCATTGGGCAGGGCCAGCACTCCAGCAGGATCTGCCGATCAATGATCTCTTCTATCAGTTCCTCACGCGCGCCGAGATCCAGGAGTGGAAGGACCAACAAGCCCAACGCCAGCAAGCAGCGCTGAAACGTGGCCACTGGCCCTGGGCTGTGCGCCTGCTGAACCGTACCGTGCGCCTGCTGGACAAACGCTTCTGGGTGCAATGGAAGCCGGTGGATGTGTGAGCTTCGTTCTTTTCTGAACAGATCATCACCTGTGACTAAAATCTCCATCGCATCCTTGCTGGCCCCCACGTCTGTCGGCGGACTGGCCTCCTACCAGCAACGGTTGGCTGAGGGGCTCTTTGCTACTGCGAGATATGATGTCAGCCTGCTGGCGCTGACGGAACCGAGCCTGCCATCTCTTGCTGTCATGAATAGCGGCCGTATGGCAGTTGAGATGGTTCCTGGACGGAACTCGTTCCAATCCTGGACGCCTGTGTTGCGCAGTCTGGCATCAAGACCTCTTCTGCTGCCGGTGCTGCGAATGCTGATGAACAAGCTGCTGTCGCCTTCAAAGCTTGCTGCCCGGCTGCAAAACACCCAGGCGCTGCACTTCGTGGGCACGGGCTGGGATTTTCTGGGTTTCTCGTTGATGAAGGCCGCCAGAACAGCGGGAACTCGATTTACGATCTGGCCGGCGGTGCATCCGAAAAACTGGGGAGACGATCAAATCGACATCAGTCTCTACAGCCAGGCGGACGCCATTTTTTGCCAGTCGGATTACGAGAAGCGTCATTTGGAAAGTCTCGGCGTGCCTGTGGCAAAGCTGGTTCGGTGCGGCCTGCCACCCATGTGCAAGGCGAATGGCGATGGTGAGAGGCTTCGTCAATCTCTGGACATTTCTAAGCGACCCACCGTGCTGTTTTTGGGTCGTCGCGATGAGGGCAAGGGCTATCCGGCCCTGCTTGAGGCCTGGCCTCTGGTGTTACGACAGTGTTCAGACGCGGTGCTGCTCCTCGCAGGCCCTGGCGATGCCGATCAGCAGAGATTGTCGCTCATACCGCCTGCCAATGTGCGCGACCTTGGTTGTCCAGATGAGCAGCGGAAAGCTGATGCTTATGCAGCTTGTGATGTCTTTTGTCTTCCATCCGCCCACGAGTCCTTTGGCATCGTGTATGTCGAAGCCTGGTCGTATGGCAAACCTGTCCTTTGTGGCACTGCTCCAGCAAGCCGAGAGCTTGTGGAAGATGGTGTTACAGGTGTGTGGGCTGATCAGCAGCCGCAGCAACTGGCCTCGAGCCTGCTGCGGCTGCTGTTAGACCCGGAATACGCCCTGCAGCTCGGTGTGTCGGGTATGCAGCATCAACGGATGAACTACACCGCAGAGCACATGCTCGACTCCCACATGAAAGCCTGGGGAGCTGTCTCGCTCAATTGAAGCAAACCTTCGATATGGTTCGCGCATCTATCATCATCCCGACGTGCAATCGTCCTGAAGACCTGCGGCGTTGCCTGCAGACTCTTCAACCGCAGCTCGACACTCAGCTCTGCGAGGTGATTGTGGCAGACGACAGTCGTGATGAACGCACACGCCAGCTCTTGGCGGCACAGTTTCCTTGGGTCAAAGTCATTCCAGGCCCACGCTGCGGCCCTGCTGCCAACCGCAACGCAGGCGCGTGCCATGCCACCGGCCTATGGCTCATCTTCATTGATGACGATGTCATTCCAGAGCCTGGTTTTTTGAAGGCTTATCTGGATGTCTTGAACGAAGCAGGCGATCACGGCATCTTCCACGGTCTCACACGGTCCATGCCTGCGACCAGCTCACTGCTATGGGAGGCTCCCGAGGTTTTGGAGAAACTGGATCTCTTTCCGTCCTGCAACTTTGCTATTCGCCGAAGCCTCTACGAGCAAGCGGGTGGATTTGATGAGCGCTTCAATCCCTCGTTCGAAGACATGGAGTTTTCCTCACGACTGAAAGCGCAAGGCGAGGAGTGCAGGTTCGTCCCCGAGGCTGCCGTCCATCATCCGCGCAGGCCGCTGCCTGCACCAGGCAAGCTCGCGCGTCGCTGGGAGACACGTGTGATCTCCGCTCTCGACTTGGGAGCCCGACCAGGTGTGCTCGCCCTATTGCTCACGAAGCATGTGGCGATGGTCATTCTCTCGCGCTTCCGCAACAGAGGCATGTCTTGGGATTCAGCGCGCGCAGGCGTGGTCTTTGCGCGTGAGTTTGCCTGGTTCATCTGGCTGCTGCCTGCCTGGTTGTGGAAGCACGCCAAGTCCACGCGCAGCCCGTTTTGGGAAATGCAGCAAGCGCTGGGAAAAGCACCGCGACGTTACGGCTTGTAGCCATTCGTTGAAGCGAAGACACCGATGAGTATCCAAGAAATTATCCAGCGGGCGTCGCGGCGTTGTGACTTGCTCCCTGGCCCTGTCCAGTGGCTGCGCATGACCTTGCTGCGGTTGCGCGGCGCGCGGATCGGGAGTGGGACTTGGCTTCCGCGGGTGCGGGTTCCTTGGCCTCATCAGTTGTCGATTGGCCGTCGCTGCACCGTGGAACCGGATGTCTATTTCAAACATGATGGTTTCTGGAAGCCCGGACCTTCCATCCAGATCGGCGATCGCGTGTTCATCGGCTGCGGCACCGAGTTTAACATCCGTGAGGGCATCACCATCGGCGACGACTGCCTGATCGCCTCCGGCTGCACCTTCATCGACAGCGATCATGGAACGACGCCGGGCCAGCCGATGAATGTTCAGCAGGGCCGTGGTTCACCCATCGTGATCGAGGACAATGTCTGGCTTGGCGCGCAATGCGTCGTGCTGAAAGGCGTGCGTCTGTGCAGCGGGGCGATCATCGGGGCTGGATCAGTCGTCACCAAATCCGTTCCGGCAGGCGAAGCCTGGGCCGGGGTGCCTGCACGGCGTCTGCGGGCATCCGGGACACCACTTCAGCCATCACATTCCAACAGCCAAACAACACATTCATGATTCTCTCCAAAAAACTCCCGCCAATGTTCCATAACCGTCGTGTTCTGGTTTCAACACAGGCTTATCGGCGCTATTACCTGCACAGCTTGACATCAATCCATGCGGATCTGTTTCAAAGTGTCGAGAACTGGATTCGTCCGGGAGACACTGTCTGGGATGTGGGTGCCAACTGCGGGATTTTCACCTACGCAGCCGCTGTGCTCGCTGGCGCGAAGGGGCGGGTGATCGCCATCGAGGCAGACGTTCAGTGCGCGTCGCTCATTGACCGTTCCCGCAAGTATCGGCTGGCCGAGGAGGCGCCGGTTGTCTTGTGCCCATTTGCCGTTTCGGAGAGCAGCGGAACTGTACAGTTTCAATTGTCCGCCTACCGCTCGGCAGCCAACAGCCTGAGTGGATTTGGCCGATTTGAGGCCGGGGGAATCCAGCTTGAGGTTCCCGTGTTTTCCTTGGACAGCCTGCGTGCAGGTCTGCCGGATCCGACCGTCATCAAGATTGATGTCGAAGGTGCTGAGCATCTGGTTTTGAACGGTTGCATCGAGACACTGCGCCAGTGCCGGCCGGTGCTCGTTTGTGAATGCACCGGGGGAGAAACCGGTATCGCCATTGAGAACCTGCTGCGTGAGGTCGGTTACGCGTGGCGATCCATGACGGCCAGCGACACCACGCCTTTCACCCAGGATCAGATCACCTGTTCGGACATCGTGGCGCTGCCGACGGAGCATGCGCGTTGCACTCCGTACGCGGTTCGTGCCTAGCAAACTCAGGCCTCACTGATATGAAGATCGCTGCGACAGGATATGTCTCTGAACAGGCTGGCAGTGTGGCCTCGGCCAATGCACTGCTGCTGCGCGCTCTGTTGGACGCCGGGCACGAAGTGGACTTCTTCTCCAAGCCGTCGTTTGTCGATCCACGGCCTTCAGTTGGCGAGCGTGTGGGATTTCGCTTCATTTGCACGGACAATGTGCGCGCGGACCGGTTTCGGGCGCGGGTGCAGCGGGTGCCGTTGCTCGGCTTTCTGGCCTGCCGCTGGGATTGCTCCAGTTACCTTCGTTTGCTGCTGCGTCTCATGCAGCGCGAGCATCAAACCCGACGCTATGATCTCTGTCTGTGGCTTGGCGACTATGTTCCTGGCCGCGTGAAAGGGGTGCCGATGGTCAGCTTTGCGCAAGGGCCTCCTGGCACCGATGCGCGCTCGATTGTTGCCCGTTATCACGAGATTCGCAGGCTCGCGGGCCGTTGGAAAGCACTGAAGTGGTGGCTGTTGGCGCAACTTCGGCTCTCAGTCGTGGGACTTCCAAATTTTAAGCATTCGGATCACATCATTGTTGGCAGCGAGCAAGCGCGCCAGACACTGCACCATCGTTATGGCGTGTCTCCGACGCGCACCTCGGCCATGCCGTATCCGATTGATCTGGATCTCTTCCGTCCGGCACCTTCAGGCCCGGCAGCATGCGACACACCCCTGCGTGTGCTCTGGTTGGGCCGCATCATTCCCCGCAAGCGTCTGGATCTCTTCCTGGATGGCTTGCAGACAGCGATCCGGCGCGGTTTGCCAGTGAAGGCGACGATTGTCGGCGGCTCTGGCTTCATCCCCGGCTATGAGAAGTTGATCGAGGCGTTTCCCTTTCCGGATCGTTTGAAGTGGATCAAAGGCATGCCGCGTGAGCAGGTGCCAGCGTTGCTCCAGCAGCATGATGTGCTGGTGCAGCCGAGCGACGAAGAAAACTTTGGTTCATCCGTCGCTGAGGCTCAGGCCTGCGGATTGCCGGTCATCGTCGGACACACCAACGGCAACGCGGATTACCTCTGCGCCCGTGACATTCATCTCGCTGACGACCGTCCAGAGACATTCGCCAGAGCACTGGTGCAACTGTGTGCTCAACCGGCAGGATCACCCGCTGAGTCCCGGGCGCTGGCGGAGCAGCATTTCGATCTCAGCCGCCTGACCGAGCAGTTCACCACCATCCTGCACGCGGTAACTCAAACCACCTGCGCAGAACCAAGCCCTCGCATGAAACCGAACATGGAACGCATTGATGTCATCATTCCAACGCTCAAACGACCTGATCACCTCCGGCGGTGCCTTGAGGCCCTGAAAAACCAGGAAACAGCCGTCGATCAGATCTTCGTGGGTGTTCGTGCGGATGATGAACAAAGCCGCGAGCTGATTCGTGAGTTTGAAAGTGTGCTCCCGGTTCGTGCCGTGGAGGCAAAAGGAGTTGGTGTCGTGGGTTCCATGAATTCATGCCTGGCAGAAAGCGATGCCGCTTGGGTGGCGCTGGTGGATGATGATGTGGTGATCCCGCCGCACTGGCTCAGCTCCATGATCGCTCACTTGCGCTCCAGGCCGGATGTCGTGGCGGCTGGCGGCAAAGACTTGCTGATGGACTACCCCGAGATGCGCCGGACCGAGCCGCTGATTCAGGATGTGGGCCTGATTCACTGGTTTGGGCGGATCACAGGCGGTCATCATCGTGGTGGTGGCAAAGCGCGGTTGGTCCAGGTGCTGCGTGGCTCCAACTGTCTGTTCAACGGCGATTTCCTGCGTCGTTGCGGCTTTGAGCGTGAGTTGCGCGGCAAGGGCGCGCAGGTGAACTGGGAACTCGCCTTGGGACTTCAAGCACGCACGAAGAAGCAGCGCATGATTTTTGATCCCACTGTGCAGGTCATTCACAATGTCGCGCCACGTCATGATGGAGACACCGTGCATCGCGGCATCTTCAACTTCACTGGCACCAGCGACATCGCCTTTAACGAAACCTTGGTGGCTTTGAAGCATGGAAGCGGCCTCGTGCGCTGGACGATTCCACTTTGGCAGATCTGCGTGGGCAGCCATGTCTGCCCCGGACTGGCGCGAGCCGTTGATTTTCTGCTGCGCCCAAAAAGTCAGCCGTGGCAGCGATTCGCTGCCACGCTGGCGGGCCGTATCGTGGCTGTCAGGCAGTGCCTTGGCCGGAAGACCGGGGCAGACAACATGTTGGCTGATCAAGTTCCCGCCGCCGCTCGATGAAAAATCGATGATCACTTTCCTTCTGCATCACCGCACCAAACCGCAGTTGTTCAGCCGCGCCTGGGTGCGCACCTGGCTAAAGCGCATCTGGACGCTGCCCCCGCTGCTGGGCTACTGCCTGCAATCCCTGCGCTGGCGGATGAAAGGCGCGCAGATCGCCTCCTCCACCGTCATGGCGCAACTGACCGTGCATGGTGACGCCAGAAATCTTGCCATCGGTGACTGCTGCTGTCTCGGCATCACCCGCATGCAGACGCATGAGCGCATTCAAATCGGCAACTGTGTCGTGATCAACGATGGCGTCAGGCTCATCACCGGCTCGCATGACATTCACTCGCCCACTTATGAGCATGTTTTCGCGCCGATTGTGATCGAGGACCATGCGTGGATCGCGACGGATGCGATGATCTTGAAGGGCGTGACGATCGGACGTGGTGCCGTGGTCGCGGCAGGAGCGGTTGTCGTCAAAAACGTCCGTCCGTTCAGCGTGGTTGGCGGCAATCCGGCCAAAGAAATCGGTTCCCGCAACATCGAGAGCTTCAATTACATCCCGTCGTCATGGTTTGCACCAGTGATGGCCTGGGTGGGTCGGAATCCCGTGATTGATCGATTGGAACCAGCAATGGGGGCCGCTGCCGAGCCGCCGACGATCTCGTTGCCGAAGGAACTTCTCCCGCACTGACATGGAGTGGCTCATTTCCATCTTGATCGTGCTGCCGGCCTTCTATCTGGCCGCGTCACGTTCCAGTTATCTGCTCGACTATGTGTTCTTCGTCGTCGCGTTGAACCGTGGTATCCGCAGACTCGTGGATTACTACATCAATGAGGCTTTCAACCCGCTATCGACCATCAGCCTGACGCCGCTGGTCGTCAGCGCACTGCTGCTGCTCCCTGTGCTGGGGCGTTTCAACCAGCTCAGCCCGAAGACGCGCAAGATCGCAGCTCTGATCACCTTGGCGCTGGTGCATGGACTGGCGGTGGGCGTGCTGAACTCGGGCATCGGAGCCGTGTATTCGATGGGCGAGTGGATGGCGGGCTTTGGCGCGTTCTTATTCGCAGCGACGGCGCCGGTTTCATCAGCGACGGCAGACCGCTGGTTAAAGTCATCTGGTTATGCCGCGTTGCTTGTGGCGCTGTATGGTTGGTATCAATACCTCACCATTCCTCCCTGGGACGCCTTTTGGGTCACCGAGGTGAAATTTGTGGGCTACCTCGGTCAGTTGCGGCCGACAGAGATGTCTGTGTTCTCCACCATGCATGAACGTGGCCCCTGTGCGAGCTTCCTGGCCTGGGCGGCGATTCCCATGATCCTGCACCCGCGCTGGCGCATTCTCGGTGGTTGGTTGACGATCCTGCTGCTGTTCTCGGTGGTGCTGCTGACACTGAGCCGCAGCATGTTGATCATCGTCGCACTGGTGGCGTTGTTGCAGCCAGCTTTGTCCAAAGGACGCGGCCTGGGCCGGGTGTTGTTTTTTGCCGCGCTGCTGTCCATCGGTGCAAACTACGGACTGGAACACATGCCTGGTGCGGAGCGCATTCAACAGCGCTTTGAAACAGTGAAGGACATCCAGAACGATGGTTCTTACCAAGGGCGCCTGGAAATTCTCACCACCGGCATTCCGTGGGTGCTGAAACACCCGCTGGGCCTCGGACTTGGCAGTTCCGGCTTCGGCGCAGGACGCATCGGCGGCGGTGCGAAGGAAGGCTGGTGTGACAGCGGTTACATCGAGGTGTTCAGCCAGTTCGGCTGGATTGGTGGTCTCGCCTTCTTCGCTGCGATGGCGCAAATCTGGAATGAACTGACGCGTCGCATTCGTCAGGGCGGCAAAGACGCCTTCCTTTTCACCGGCCGCGCCGTGCTGCTCGGCTGCCTGGTGTTCCTCTACGTCGGCAACGTTTTCGGCGGCTTCTCGCTCTTCTGGGTCTTCCTCGGCATCTCGCTCAACCGCCTGACGAAGCCCGTCGTGAAGTCCCGTCAGGTGGTGCCGGCAGTCATTCCCTCAATGCCATGGGACATGCCGCGCACTGCTCTTGGATGAAACTTTGAAACTCAAACACAAATCACAATGAAAATCGCCTACGCCATGATCAACTGCAACCGCCGGGACGGCAGCGCCCGCGCGGTGAACGAAGTCGCCGAACGTCTGGCGCGCACACACGAGGTGCATCTCTATGCGCGCAAGGCGGAGGACCTCGACCTCTCGCGCATTGCATGGCATCGCGTGCCAGGCGTGAACTGGGCGGAGGTGATCGACTTCGGCAGCTACTATCTTGAAGTGAACCGCCGTGTGCGTCCTGGCCAGTTTGAAATTGTCCACACCATTGGCTGCAACACACAACGAGGCAATGTGGTCACCATTCAAAACATCCAACCGGCGAAGAAGCAGATCCTCGACCGTCTTGGCCGTGATGAAAAAGTTTCTCCTGCACGACGTCTCACACGCTGGCTGTATTTAAGTGCCACCTGCGCCGCAGAGAAGCGCCTGTATCAGCACAAGCCCGGACGAAGGGCTCCCATGTTCCTTCCGGTGTCGCGTGGCGTCGCGGCGGAGTTGCAGAAGCACTACAATATCGGTCCGGCGCAGGTGCGGATCGTGCCAAATGCGGCGGACACAGAGCGCTTTAAGCCGCT
This genomic interval from Prosthecobacter sp. contains the following:
- a CDS encoding glycosyltransferase produces the protein MSEATLSVVICAYNPRRDFLEKALQSLKAQTLDAMQWELVLVDNASSPPISKLFDLSWHPKARHVVETKLGLSNARFCGICESTAPLIVFVDDDCILDPNYLEHAHAIATSHPSLGTWGGQCLPSLEAPMPEWFRPYEYLLTVRRLERDQWSNLGLDTDTIPFGAGLCLRRDVAEAYADGAASSLSGKLGRTGGSLVGGDDVDICMTALKLGYGTGLFAKLTLLHQVAAKRCEDAYLLRLLEGTEYSDTVIRHLYNAPVRTARGKLETLRRWWNQMRMPPATREVWRAQGRGRKRAAEEIAGGQWQCAA
- a CDS encoding glycosyltransferase family 4 protein, with protein sequence MTKISIASLLAPTSVGGLASYQQRLAEGLFATARYDVSLLALTEPSLPSLAVMNSGRMAVEMVPGRNSFQSWTPVLRSLASRPLLLPVLRMLMNKLLSPSKLAARLQNTQALHFVGTGWDFLGFSLMKAARTAGTRFTIWPAVHPKNWGDDQIDISLYSQADAIFCQSDYEKRHLESLGVPVAKLVRCGLPPMCKANGDGERLRQSLDISKRPTVLFLGRRDEGKGYPALLEAWPLVLRQCSDAVLLLAGPGDADQQRLSLIPPANVRDLGCPDEQRKADAYAACDVFCLPSAHESFGIVYVEAWSYGKPVLCGTAPASRELVEDGVTGVWADQQPQQLASSLLRLLLDPEYALQLGVSGMQHQRMNYTAEHMLDSHMKAWGAVSLN
- a CDS encoding glycosyltransferase, which translates into the protein MVRASIIIPTCNRPEDLRRCLQTLQPQLDTQLCEVIVADDSRDERTRQLLAAQFPWVKVIPGPRCGPAANRNAGACHATGLWLIFIDDDVIPEPGFLKAYLDVLNEAGDHGIFHGLTRSMPATSSLLWEAPEVLEKLDLFPSCNFAIRRSLYEQAGGFDERFNPSFEDMEFSSRLKAQGEECRFVPEAAVHHPRRPLPAPGKLARRWETRVISALDLGARPGVLALLLTKHVAMVILSRFRNRGMSWDSARAGVVFAREFAWFIWLLPAWLWKHAKSTRSPFWEMQQALGKAPRRYGL
- a CDS encoding acyltransferase — translated: MEPDVYFKHDGFWKPGPSIQIGDRVFIGCGTEFNIREGITIGDDCLIASGCTFIDSDHGTTPGQPMNVQQGRGSPIVIEDNVWLGAQCVVLKGVRLCSGAIIGAGSVVTKSVPAGEAWAGVPARRLRASGTPLQPSHSNSQTTHS
- a CDS encoding FkbM family methyltransferase; protein product: MILSKKLPPMFHNRRVLVSTQAYRRYYLHSLTSIHADLFQSVENWIRPGDTVWDVGANCGIFTYAAAVLAGAKGRVIAIEADVQCASLIDRSRKYRLAEEAPVVLCPFAVSESSGTVQFQLSAYRSAANSLSGFGRFEAGGIQLEVPVFSLDSLRAGLPDPTVIKIDVEGAEHLVLNGCIETLRQCRPVLVCECTGGETGIAIENLLREVGYAWRSMTASDTTPFTQDQITCSDIVALPTEHARCTPYAVRA
- a CDS encoding glycosyltransferase, coding for MKIAATGYVSEQAGSVASANALLLRALLDAGHEVDFFSKPSFVDPRPSVGERVGFRFICTDNVRADRFRARVQRVPLLGFLACRWDCSSYLRLLLRLMQREHQTRRYDLCLWLGDYVPGRVKGVPMVSFAQGPPGTDARSIVARYHEIRRLAGRWKALKWWLLAQLRLSVVGLPNFKHSDHIIVGSEQARQTLHHRYGVSPTRTSAMPYPIDLDLFRPAPSGPAACDTPLRVLWLGRIIPRKRLDLFLDGLQTAIRRGLPVKATIVGGSGFIPGYEKLIEAFPFPDRLKWIKGMPREQVPALLQQHDVLVQPSDEENFGSSVAEAQACGLPVIVGHTNGNADYLCARDIHLADDRPETFARALVQLCAQPAGSPAESRALAEQHFDLSRLTEQFTTILHAVTQTTCAEPSPRMKPNMERIDVIIPTLKRPDHLRRCLEALKNQETAVDQIFVGVRADDEQSRELIREFESVLPVRAVEAKGVGVVGSMNSCLAESDAAWVALVDDDVVIPPHWLSSMIAHLRSRPDVVAAGGKDLLMDYPEMRRTEPLIQDVGLIHWFGRITGGHHRGGGKARLVQVLRGSNCLFNGDFLRRCGFERELRGKGAQVNWELALGLQARTKKQRMIFDPTVQVIHNVAPRHDGDTVHRGIFNFTGTSDIAFNETLVALKHGSGLVRWTIPLWQICVGSHVCPGLARAVDFLLRPKSQPWQRFAATLAGRIVAVRQCLGRKTGADNMLADQVPAAAR
- a CDS encoding acyltransferase; protein product: MITFLLHHRTKPQLFSRAWVRTWLKRIWTLPPLLGYCLQSLRWRMKGAQIASSTVMAQLTVHGDARNLAIGDCCCLGITRMQTHERIQIGNCVVINDGVRLITGSHDIHSPTYEHVFAPIVIEDHAWIATDAMILKGVTIGRGAVVAAGAVVVKNVRPFSVVGGNPAKEIGSRNIESFNYIPSSWFAPVMAWVGRNPVIDRLEPAMGAAAEPPTISLPKELLPH
- a CDS encoding O-antigen ligase family protein produces the protein MEWLISILIVLPAFYLAASRSSYLLDYVFFVVALNRGIRRLVDYYINEAFNPLSTISLTPLVVSALLLLPVLGRFNQLSPKTRKIAALITLALVHGLAVGVLNSGIGAVYSMGEWMAGFGAFLFAATAPVSSATADRWLKSSGYAALLVALYGWYQYLTIPPWDAFWVTEVKFVGYLGQLRPTEMSVFSTMHERGPCASFLAWAAIPMILHPRWRILGGWLTILLLFSVVLLTLSRSMLIIVALVALLQPALSKGRGLGRVLFFAALLSIGANYGLEHMPGAERIQQRFETVKDIQNDGSYQGRLEILTTGIPWVLKHPLGLGLGSSGFGAGRIGGGAKEGWCDSGYIEVFSQFGWIGGLAFFAAMAQIWNELTRRIRQGGKDAFLFTGRAVLLGCLVFLYVGNVFGGFSLFWVFLGISLNRLTKPVVKSRQVVPAVIPSMPWDMPRTALG